The nucleotide sequence GCCTTACTCACCTGCGAGCGCGCGATGCGGCTGTCAGCGGCCAAGGTGGTAACGCGTTCCTCAGAGATGAAACCAGGTTTGCGCAACGTCTGTGCGCGTGACAAGTCGATTTTTGTGCGGTCTAGGATGGCTTCGCTGGCCGATACATCGGCGCGGCTGGCAGCAATCAGGCTGTCCTGTTGGCTTAGGGTGCTACGCGCCTGGCTCAGCTCGGCTTCACGAGTGGCCAAGGTGGCCTGTGCGCGCTGCTTGGCCAGTTCGAAATCAGTGCTTTCCAGTAGCAACAGCAACTCGCCCTGTTCGACATACTGGTTGTCCTGCACCAATACCTTGTCGATACGCGCACCCAACTGGCTGGACACGCGGGTGATTTCTCCCTGAACGTAGGCGTTGTCAGTGCTTTCGAAGTGGCGCCCGATCAGCAGCCAATGGCTGAATAGGGCAGCGCCAATCAGGCCCAAAATAGTCAGGAAGATAAACAGACGGTGTTTCAGTTGGGCGGGCATGACGATGCTCGAAGCTTAGGCAAAAGTGTAAGCAAATTTAACAGCATTCCCTTCGCGCCTGTAATCGCCAGCCTCGGAAACGCTGCTGCTTATAGGCAGCAATAATGAGGCTGGATGATGCGTTGCTGTTTCCCCGTGTGGTCGAGCGTCGCATTTTTACGTTGGCTGCGCAGAGGTTGGTTATGCAGAAGTCGACAATTCAGTTGGTGCTTTGCCTAGCTTGAGCAGTGCTTGGTATGTATTGACTCAATCGAGTCTGATCAAGCGCTGCGCTGCGGGTGTAGCGACTGGCCGAGACATCCACTTGTTGGTGAGCGTAGGACGGTGCAGGGCGGATCACGGTTTTAGGCAATCTAGGTGAAGGCTTTTGGGGAGTTCAGCTGTGCAGTCGGTTGTCACGGATGGGCCATTTGCTGGAGCCGCTTAGGGCTGGCCTGTTAACATCGACGTCTTAATCCGTGCTCACTGCAATTCTTCGAGACTCCCAATGACCACCGTCCGTACCCGTATCGCACCGTCGCCCACTGGTGATCCGCACGTAGGCACTGCCTATATCGCCTTGTTTAACCTGTGCTTTGCCCGTCAGCACGGTGGCGAATTTATCCTGCGTATCGAAGATACCGACCAAGTGCGCTCGACCCGCGAGTCGGAACAGCAGATCTACGATGCCCTGCGCTGGCTGGGCATCGAATGGAGCGAAGGCCCGGATGTCGGCGGTCCGCACGGCCCTTATCGGCAGAGCGAGCGTGGCCATATTTACCAGAAATACAGCGCTGAGCTGGTCGAGAAGGGCCATGCTTTTCATTGCTTCTGCAGTGCTGAGCGCTTGGATCAAGTGCGTGCTGAGCAGATGGAGGCTAAGCAAACGCCGCGTTATGACGGCCATTGCATGCACCTGCCTGCCGCCGACGTGCAGCAACGTTTAGCCGCCGGTGAGCCGAATGTGGTACGTATGAAAGTGCCGACTGAAGGGGTGTGCGTGGTGCCGGATATGCTGCGTGGTGAGGTCGAGATCCCGTGGGACCGTATGGACATGCAAGTGCTCATGAAGACCGATGGCCTGCCGACCTACTTTTTGGCCAACGTGGTCGACGACCACTTGATGGGCATCACCCACGTGCTGCGTGGCGAAGAATGGCTGCCGTCGGCACCTAAATTGATTCTGTTGTACGAGTACTTCGGCTGGGACAAGCCGCAGCTTTGCTACATGCCGCTGCTGCGTAACCCGGACAAGAGCAAGCTGTCCAAGCGCAAGAACCCCACCTCGA is from Pseudomonas sp. TMP9 and encodes:
- the gltX gene encoding glutamate--tRNA ligase, whose product is MTTVRTRIAPSPTGDPHVGTAYIALFNLCFARQHGGEFILRIEDTDQVRSTRESEQQIYDALRWLGIEWSEGPDVGGPHGPYRQSERGHIYQKYSAELVEKGHAFHCFCSAERLDQVRAEQMEAKQTPRYDGHCMHLPAADVQQRLAAGEPNVVRMKVPTEGVCVVPDMLRGEVEIPWDRMDMQVLMKTDGLPTYFLANVVDDHLMGITHVLRGEEWLPSAPKLILLYEYFGWDKPQLCYMPLLRNPDKSKLSKRKNPTSITFYERMGFLPQAMLNYLGRMGWSMPDEREKFSLDEMVEHFDINRVSLGGPIFDLEKLSWLNGQWMRELSVEEFAAGAQKWAFNSNYLMQIAPHVQGRVETFSQIAPLASFFFAGGVTPDAALFAHKKLSSDQVRQVMQLILWKLEALRQWEKEPITGCIQAVVDHLEFKLRDAMPLMFAAITGHASSVSVLDAMEIIGPDLTRFRLRQAIELLGGVSKKENKEWEKLLTHIA